Proteins found in one Anabas testudineus chromosome 1, fAnaTes1.2, whole genome shotgun sequence genomic segment:
- the LOC113162418 gene encoding DNA-binding protein Ikaros-like isoform X2, giving the protein MEDIWRLVAGCHRRAMGGSQALQGRAPLRISPKFTVVTLNIPYSEKVQWRSVESPTARSVHLSVLSKKRTFVFAMNTDKNPEFTSPEGDGMDICSDVADVKSQEEEEEREDNSFSENGMHCAEGVADPRVIKSEAEEMEDNEQCLKAEKDRPMGPKEEAEGASEDGMEDGFDEERTEEDDEEERDVEGDEEGDTLNEPQDLSLVDYSRYDSAALPDTHAAAVAAEETYMSGAVAPRIQASGKLNCDICGLSCVSINVLLVHKRSHTGERPFHCTQCGASFTQKGNLLRHIKLHSGEKPFKCPMCSYACRRRDALSGHLRTHSVEKPFKCNHCSRSYKQRSSLEEHRERCHVYIQSKGPTEREDNHTSRTQMGTERALLLDRLASNVAKRKSSMPQKFTGDNGVCLDLSFNRELVPRTDLKDPAPGSPGPEGHHQQQAVLTGPDSEQASSHRPYPISLSRNDISPMGLTNGHKMGMPLLGLPHAAQPPLGIDSFHTDGSQMSQPPMYSLGHLLGGLNYQNGVPHPHGQHIPLSPLEALRVVRADGDAGVLPSAVYPCSHCRVIFLDYVMFTIHMGCHGFRDPLECNVCGHRSRDRYEFSSHIARGEHRLELK; this is encoded by the exons CGGCAGCCAAGCCTTACAAGGCCGTGCACCACTCAG GATCTCTCCAAAATTCACCGTAGTGACGTTGAATATTCCATATTCAGAGAAAGTCCAGTGGCGGAGTGTGGAATCTCCTACTGCGAGATCGGTTCACCTCTCTGTGCTGAGCAAAAAGCGG ACCTTTGTTTTCGCCATGAATACAGACAAAAATCCAGAATTCACATCCCCAGAGGGCGACGGGATGG ACATCTGCAGTGATGTTGCCGATGTGAAGtcgcaggaggaggaggaagagagggaggataACTCATTCAGTGAGAATGGAATGCACTGTGCTGAAGGTGTTGCAGATCCAC GTGTGATAAAGTCTGAGGCAGAGGAGATGGAAGATAATGAACAGTGTCTCAAGGCTGAAAAAGACAGACCAATGGGGCcaaaagaggaagcagaggggGCCAGTGAGGATGGGATGGAGGACGGCTTTGATGAGGAGAGGACGGAAGAAGACGATGAAGAGGAAAGGGACGTGGAGGGAGATGAAGAGGGAGATACCCTAAATGAACCACAGGACTTGTCACTTGTGGACTACTCTCGCTACGACAGTGCGGCTCTGCCAGACACCCACGCAGCAGCAGTGGCTGCAGAAGAAACCTATATGTCTGGAGCTGTGGCCCCCCGCATCCAGGCATCAGGCAAGCTCAACTGTGACATCTGCGGCCTGTCCTGCGTCAGCATCAATGTGCTGCTAGTGCACAAGCGCAGCCACACGG GCGAGAGGCCATTCCACTGCACTCAGTGCGGGGCCTCCTTCACCCAGAAGGGAAACCTGCTTCGCCACATCAAACTGCACTCCGGGGAGAAGCCTTTCAAATGCCCCATGTGCAGCTACGCCTGCCGTCGACGTGACGCTCTAAGCGGGCACCTGCGCACCCATTCTG TAGAGAAGCCCTTCAAGTGCAACCACTGCAGTCGCAGCTACAAGCAGCGCAGCTCCCTAGAGGAGCACCGAGAGAGATGCCATGTATACATCCAGAGCAAAGGTCCCACTGAGAGAG AGGACAACCACACATCCAGGACTCAGATGGGCACTGAGCGTGCTCTGCTGCTTGACAGGCTCGCCAGCAATGTAGCCAAACGGAAGAGTTCAATGCCACAAAAGTTCACTG GTGACAACGGTGTCTGTCTGGACCTGAGCTTTAACAGGGAGCTGGTTCCTCGAACTGATCTCAAGGACCCTGCACCAGGCTCCCCAGGGCCAGAGGGCCACCATCAACAACAAGCAGTCCTCACAGGCCCAGACAGCGAACAAGCTTCGTCCCACCGGCCCTACCCTATCTCATTAAGCCGCAACGACATCAGCCCAATGGGCCTCACCAATGGCCACAAGATGGGGATGCCACTGCTGGGCCTCCCTCACGCCGCCCAGCCACCCCTCGGCATAGACTCATTCCACACTGATGGCTCCCAGATGTCCCAGCCTCCAATGTACAGTTTGGGGCATCTATTGGGGGGGCTGAACTACCAGAACGGTGTTCCTCACCCACACGGCCAGCACATCCCCTTGTCGCCGTTGGAGGCTTTACGAGTGGTGCGGGCCGACGGGGACGCCGGAGTGCTGCCCAGTGCAGTGTACCCCTGCAGTCACTGCAGGGTGATTTTCCTGGACTACGTCATGTTCACCATCCACATGGGGTGCCACGGCTTCCGAGACCCGCTCGAGTGCAACGTGTGTGGCCACCGCAGTCGGGACCGTTACGAATTCTCTTCCCACATAGCCCGTGGCGAGCACCGCCTAGAACTGAAGTAG
- the LOC113162418 gene encoding DNA-binding protein Ikaros-like isoform X1 — protein MEDIWRLVAGCHRRAMGGSQALQGRAPLRISPKFTVVTLNIPYSEKVQWRSVESPTARSVHLSVLSKKRTFVFAMNTDKNPEFTSPEGDGMDICSDVADVKSQEEEEEREDNSFSENGMHCAEGVADPRVIKSEAEEMEDNEQCLKAEKDRPMGPKEEAEGASEDGMEDGFDEERTEEDDEEERDVEGDEEGDTLNEPQDLSLVDYSRYDSAALPDTHAAAVAAEETYMSGAVAPRIQASGKLNCDICGLSCVSINVLLVHKRSHTGERPFHCTQCGASFTQKGNLLRHIKLHSGEKPFKCPMCSYACRRRDALSGHLRTHSVEKPFKCNHCSRSYKQRSSLEEHRERCHVYIQSKGPTERAEDNHTSRTQMGTERALLLDRLASNVAKRKSSMPQKFTGDNGVCLDLSFNRELVPRTDLKDPAPGSPGPEGHHQQQAVLTGPDSEQASSHRPYPISLSRNDISPMGLTNGHKMGMPLLGLPHAAQPPLGIDSFHTDGSQMSQPPMYSLGHLLGGLNYQNGVPHPHGQHIPLSPLEALRVVRADGDAGVLPSAVYPCSHCRVIFLDYVMFTIHMGCHGFRDPLECNVCGHRSRDRYEFSSHIARGEHRLELK, from the exons CGGCAGCCAAGCCTTACAAGGCCGTGCACCACTCAG GATCTCTCCAAAATTCACCGTAGTGACGTTGAATATTCCATATTCAGAGAAAGTCCAGTGGCGGAGTGTGGAATCTCCTACTGCGAGATCGGTTCACCTCTCTGTGCTGAGCAAAAAGCGG ACCTTTGTTTTCGCCATGAATACAGACAAAAATCCAGAATTCACATCCCCAGAGGGCGACGGGATGG ACATCTGCAGTGATGTTGCCGATGTGAAGtcgcaggaggaggaggaagagagggaggataACTCATTCAGTGAGAATGGAATGCACTGTGCTGAAGGTGTTGCAGATCCAC GTGTGATAAAGTCTGAGGCAGAGGAGATGGAAGATAATGAACAGTGTCTCAAGGCTGAAAAAGACAGACCAATGGGGCcaaaagaggaagcagaggggGCCAGTGAGGATGGGATGGAGGACGGCTTTGATGAGGAGAGGACGGAAGAAGACGATGAAGAGGAAAGGGACGTGGAGGGAGATGAAGAGGGAGATACCCTAAATGAACCACAGGACTTGTCACTTGTGGACTACTCTCGCTACGACAGTGCGGCTCTGCCAGACACCCACGCAGCAGCAGTGGCTGCAGAAGAAACCTATATGTCTGGAGCTGTGGCCCCCCGCATCCAGGCATCAGGCAAGCTCAACTGTGACATCTGCGGCCTGTCCTGCGTCAGCATCAATGTGCTGCTAGTGCACAAGCGCAGCCACACGG GCGAGAGGCCATTCCACTGCACTCAGTGCGGGGCCTCCTTCACCCAGAAGGGAAACCTGCTTCGCCACATCAAACTGCACTCCGGGGAGAAGCCTTTCAAATGCCCCATGTGCAGCTACGCCTGCCGTCGACGTGACGCTCTAAGCGGGCACCTGCGCACCCATTCTG TAGAGAAGCCCTTCAAGTGCAACCACTGCAGTCGCAGCTACAAGCAGCGCAGCTCCCTAGAGGAGCACCGAGAGAGATGCCATGTATACATCCAGAGCAAAGGTCCCACTGAGAGAG CAGAGGACAACCACACATCCAGGACTCAGATGGGCACTGAGCGTGCTCTGCTGCTTGACAGGCTCGCCAGCAATGTAGCCAAACGGAAGAGTTCAATGCCACAAAAGTTCACTG GTGACAACGGTGTCTGTCTGGACCTGAGCTTTAACAGGGAGCTGGTTCCTCGAACTGATCTCAAGGACCCTGCACCAGGCTCCCCAGGGCCAGAGGGCCACCATCAACAACAAGCAGTCCTCACAGGCCCAGACAGCGAACAAGCTTCGTCCCACCGGCCCTACCCTATCTCATTAAGCCGCAACGACATCAGCCCAATGGGCCTCACCAATGGCCACAAGATGGGGATGCCACTGCTGGGCCTCCCTCACGCCGCCCAGCCACCCCTCGGCATAGACTCATTCCACACTGATGGCTCCCAGATGTCCCAGCCTCCAATGTACAGTTTGGGGCATCTATTGGGGGGGCTGAACTACCAGAACGGTGTTCCTCACCCACACGGCCAGCACATCCCCTTGTCGCCGTTGGAGGCTTTACGAGTGGTGCGGGCCGACGGGGACGCCGGAGTGCTGCCCAGTGCAGTGTACCCCTGCAGTCACTGCAGGGTGATTTTCCTGGACTACGTCATGTTCACCATCCACATGGGGTGCCACGGCTTCCGAGACCCGCTCGAGTGCAACGTGTGTGGCCACCGCAGTCGGGACCGTTACGAATTCTCTTCCCACATAGCCCGTGGCGAGCACCGCCTAGAACTGAAGTAG
- the LOC113162418 gene encoding DNA-binding protein Ikaros-like isoform X3, which produces MYCNAFVSVFSFGFFSSGWWLVAIGGPWAAAKPYKAVHHSEKVQWRSVESPTARSVHLSVLSKKRTFVFAMNTDKNPEFTSPEGDGMDICSDVADVKSQEEEEEREDNSFSENGMHCAEGVADPRVIKSEAEEMEDNEQCLKAEKDRPMGPKEEAEGASEDGMEDGFDEERTEEDDEEERDVEGDEEGDTLNEPQDLSLVDYSRYDSAALPDTHAAAVAAEETYMSGAVAPRIQASGKLNCDICGLSCVSINVLLVHKRSHTGERPFHCTQCGASFTQKGNLLRHIKLHSGEKPFKCPMCSYACRRRDALSGHLRTHSVEKPFKCNHCSRSYKQRSSLEEHRERCHVYIQSKGPTERAEDNHTSRTQMGTERALLLDRLASNVAKRKSSMPQKFTGDNGVCLDLSFNRELVPRTDLKDPAPGSPGPEGHHQQQAVLTGPDSEQASSHRPYPISLSRNDISPMGLTNGHKMGMPLLGLPHAAQPPLGIDSFHTDGSQMSQPPMYSLGHLLGGLNYQNGVPHPHGQHIPLSPLEALRVVRADGDAGVLPSAVYPCSHCRVIFLDYVMFTIHMGCHGFRDPLECNVCGHRSRDRYEFSSHIARGEHRLELK; this is translated from the exons CGGCAGCCAAGCCTTACAAGGCCGTGCACCACTCAG AGAAAGTCCAGTGGCGGAGTGTGGAATCTCCTACTGCGAGATCGGTTCACCTCTCTGTGCTGAGCAAAAAGCGG ACCTTTGTTTTCGCCATGAATACAGACAAAAATCCAGAATTCACATCCCCAGAGGGCGACGGGATGG ACATCTGCAGTGATGTTGCCGATGTGAAGtcgcaggaggaggaggaagagagggaggataACTCATTCAGTGAGAATGGAATGCACTGTGCTGAAGGTGTTGCAGATCCAC GTGTGATAAAGTCTGAGGCAGAGGAGATGGAAGATAATGAACAGTGTCTCAAGGCTGAAAAAGACAGACCAATGGGGCcaaaagaggaagcagaggggGCCAGTGAGGATGGGATGGAGGACGGCTTTGATGAGGAGAGGACGGAAGAAGACGATGAAGAGGAAAGGGACGTGGAGGGAGATGAAGAGGGAGATACCCTAAATGAACCACAGGACTTGTCACTTGTGGACTACTCTCGCTACGACAGTGCGGCTCTGCCAGACACCCACGCAGCAGCAGTGGCTGCAGAAGAAACCTATATGTCTGGAGCTGTGGCCCCCCGCATCCAGGCATCAGGCAAGCTCAACTGTGACATCTGCGGCCTGTCCTGCGTCAGCATCAATGTGCTGCTAGTGCACAAGCGCAGCCACACGG GCGAGAGGCCATTCCACTGCACTCAGTGCGGGGCCTCCTTCACCCAGAAGGGAAACCTGCTTCGCCACATCAAACTGCACTCCGGGGAGAAGCCTTTCAAATGCCCCATGTGCAGCTACGCCTGCCGTCGACGTGACGCTCTAAGCGGGCACCTGCGCACCCATTCTG TAGAGAAGCCCTTCAAGTGCAACCACTGCAGTCGCAGCTACAAGCAGCGCAGCTCCCTAGAGGAGCACCGAGAGAGATGCCATGTATACATCCAGAGCAAAGGTCCCACTGAGAGAG CAGAGGACAACCACACATCCAGGACTCAGATGGGCACTGAGCGTGCTCTGCTGCTTGACAGGCTCGCCAGCAATGTAGCCAAACGGAAGAGTTCAATGCCACAAAAGTTCACTG GTGACAACGGTGTCTGTCTGGACCTGAGCTTTAACAGGGAGCTGGTTCCTCGAACTGATCTCAAGGACCCTGCACCAGGCTCCCCAGGGCCAGAGGGCCACCATCAACAACAAGCAGTCCTCACAGGCCCAGACAGCGAACAAGCTTCGTCCCACCGGCCCTACCCTATCTCATTAAGCCGCAACGACATCAGCCCAATGGGCCTCACCAATGGCCACAAGATGGGGATGCCACTGCTGGGCCTCCCTCACGCCGCCCAGCCACCCCTCGGCATAGACTCATTCCACACTGATGGCTCCCAGATGTCCCAGCCTCCAATGTACAGTTTGGGGCATCTATTGGGGGGGCTGAACTACCAGAACGGTGTTCCTCACCCACACGGCCAGCACATCCCCTTGTCGCCGTTGGAGGCTTTACGAGTGGTGCGGGCCGACGGGGACGCCGGAGTGCTGCCCAGTGCAGTGTACCCCTGCAGTCACTGCAGGGTGATTTTCCTGGACTACGTCATGTTCACCATCCACATGGGGTGCCACGGCTTCCGAGACCCGCTCGAGTGCAACGTGTGTGGCCACCGCAGTCGGGACCGTTACGAATTCTCTTCCCACATAGCCCGTGGCGAGCACCGCCTAGAACTGAAGTAG
- the LOC113162418 gene encoding DNA-binding protein Ikaros-like isoform X5: MNTDKNPEFTSPEGDGMDICSDVADVKSQEEEEEREDNSFSENGMHCAEGVADPRVIKSEAEEMEDNEQCLKAEKDRPMGPKEEAEGASEDGMEDGFDEERTEEDDEEERDVEGDEEGDTLNEPQDLSLVDYSRYDSAALPDTHAAAVAAEETYMSGAVAPRIQASGKLNCDICGLSCVSINVLLVHKRSHTGERPFHCTQCGASFTQKGNLLRHIKLHSGEKPFKCPMCSYACRRRDALSGHLRTHSVEKPFKCNHCSRSYKQRSSLEEHRERCHVYIQSKGPTERAEDNHTSRTQMGTERALLLDRLASNVAKRKSSMPQKFTGDNGVCLDLSFNRELVPRTDLKDPAPGSPGPEGHHQQQAVLTGPDSEQASSHRPYPISLSRNDISPMGLTNGHKMGMPLLGLPHAAQPPLGIDSFHTDGSQMSQPPMYSLGHLLGGLNYQNGVPHPHGQHIPLSPLEALRVVRADGDAGVLPSAVYPCSHCRVIFLDYVMFTIHMGCHGFRDPLECNVCGHRSRDRYEFSSHIARGEHRLELK, translated from the exons ATGAATACAGACAAAAATCCAGAATTCACATCCCCAGAGGGCGACGGGATGG ACATCTGCAGTGATGTTGCCGATGTGAAGtcgcaggaggaggaggaagagagggaggataACTCATTCAGTGAGAATGGAATGCACTGTGCTGAAGGTGTTGCAGATCCAC GTGTGATAAAGTCTGAGGCAGAGGAGATGGAAGATAATGAACAGTGTCTCAAGGCTGAAAAAGACAGACCAATGGGGCcaaaagaggaagcagaggggGCCAGTGAGGATGGGATGGAGGACGGCTTTGATGAGGAGAGGACGGAAGAAGACGATGAAGAGGAAAGGGACGTGGAGGGAGATGAAGAGGGAGATACCCTAAATGAACCACAGGACTTGTCACTTGTGGACTACTCTCGCTACGACAGTGCGGCTCTGCCAGACACCCACGCAGCAGCAGTGGCTGCAGAAGAAACCTATATGTCTGGAGCTGTGGCCCCCCGCATCCAGGCATCAGGCAAGCTCAACTGTGACATCTGCGGCCTGTCCTGCGTCAGCATCAATGTGCTGCTAGTGCACAAGCGCAGCCACACGG GCGAGAGGCCATTCCACTGCACTCAGTGCGGGGCCTCCTTCACCCAGAAGGGAAACCTGCTTCGCCACATCAAACTGCACTCCGGGGAGAAGCCTTTCAAATGCCCCATGTGCAGCTACGCCTGCCGTCGACGTGACGCTCTAAGCGGGCACCTGCGCACCCATTCTG TAGAGAAGCCCTTCAAGTGCAACCACTGCAGTCGCAGCTACAAGCAGCGCAGCTCCCTAGAGGAGCACCGAGAGAGATGCCATGTATACATCCAGAGCAAAGGTCCCACTGAGAGAG CAGAGGACAACCACACATCCAGGACTCAGATGGGCACTGAGCGTGCTCTGCTGCTTGACAGGCTCGCCAGCAATGTAGCCAAACGGAAGAGTTCAATGCCACAAAAGTTCACTG GTGACAACGGTGTCTGTCTGGACCTGAGCTTTAACAGGGAGCTGGTTCCTCGAACTGATCTCAAGGACCCTGCACCAGGCTCCCCAGGGCCAGAGGGCCACCATCAACAACAAGCAGTCCTCACAGGCCCAGACAGCGAACAAGCTTCGTCCCACCGGCCCTACCCTATCTCATTAAGCCGCAACGACATCAGCCCAATGGGCCTCACCAATGGCCACAAGATGGGGATGCCACTGCTGGGCCTCCCTCACGCCGCCCAGCCACCCCTCGGCATAGACTCATTCCACACTGATGGCTCCCAGATGTCCCAGCCTCCAATGTACAGTTTGGGGCATCTATTGGGGGGGCTGAACTACCAGAACGGTGTTCCTCACCCACACGGCCAGCACATCCCCTTGTCGCCGTTGGAGGCTTTACGAGTGGTGCGGGCCGACGGGGACGCCGGAGTGCTGCCCAGTGCAGTGTACCCCTGCAGTCACTGCAGGGTGATTTTCCTGGACTACGTCATGTTCACCATCCACATGGGGTGCCACGGCTTCCGAGACCCGCTCGAGTGCAACGTGTGTGGCCACCGCAGTCGGGACCGTTACGAATTCTCTTCCCACATAGCCCGTGGCGAGCACCGCCTAGAACTGAAGTAG
- the LOC113162418 gene encoding DNA-binding protein Ikaros-like isoform X4 — protein MFSAAHLRWRTSGGWWLVAIGGPWAAAKPYKAVHHSEKVQWRSVESPTARSVHLSVLSKKRTFVFAMNTDKNPEFTSPEGDGMDICSDVADVKSQEEEEEREDNSFSENGMHCAEGVADPRVIKSEAEEMEDNEQCLKAEKDRPMGPKEEAEGASEDGMEDGFDEERTEEDDEEERDVEGDEEGDTLNEPQDLSLVDYSRYDSAALPDTHAAAVAAEETYMSGAVAPRIQASGKLNCDICGLSCVSINVLLVHKRSHTGERPFHCTQCGASFTQKGNLLRHIKLHSGEKPFKCPMCSYACRRRDALSGHLRTHSVEKPFKCNHCSRSYKQRSSLEEHRERCHVYIQSKGPTERAEDNHTSRTQMGTERALLLDRLASNVAKRKSSMPQKFTGDNGVCLDLSFNRELVPRTDLKDPAPGSPGPEGHHQQQAVLTGPDSEQASSHRPYPISLSRNDISPMGLTNGHKMGMPLLGLPHAAQPPLGIDSFHTDGSQMSQPPMYSLGHLLGGLNYQNGVPHPHGQHIPLSPLEALRVVRADGDAGVLPSAVYPCSHCRVIFLDYVMFTIHMGCHGFRDPLECNVCGHRSRDRYEFSSHIARGEHRLELK, from the exons CGGCAGCCAAGCCTTACAAGGCCGTGCACCACTCAG AGAAAGTCCAGTGGCGGAGTGTGGAATCTCCTACTGCGAGATCGGTTCACCTCTCTGTGCTGAGCAAAAAGCGG ACCTTTGTTTTCGCCATGAATACAGACAAAAATCCAGAATTCACATCCCCAGAGGGCGACGGGATGG ACATCTGCAGTGATGTTGCCGATGTGAAGtcgcaggaggaggaggaagagagggaggataACTCATTCAGTGAGAATGGAATGCACTGTGCTGAAGGTGTTGCAGATCCAC GTGTGATAAAGTCTGAGGCAGAGGAGATGGAAGATAATGAACAGTGTCTCAAGGCTGAAAAAGACAGACCAATGGGGCcaaaagaggaagcagaggggGCCAGTGAGGATGGGATGGAGGACGGCTTTGATGAGGAGAGGACGGAAGAAGACGATGAAGAGGAAAGGGACGTGGAGGGAGATGAAGAGGGAGATACCCTAAATGAACCACAGGACTTGTCACTTGTGGACTACTCTCGCTACGACAGTGCGGCTCTGCCAGACACCCACGCAGCAGCAGTGGCTGCAGAAGAAACCTATATGTCTGGAGCTGTGGCCCCCCGCATCCAGGCATCAGGCAAGCTCAACTGTGACATCTGCGGCCTGTCCTGCGTCAGCATCAATGTGCTGCTAGTGCACAAGCGCAGCCACACGG GCGAGAGGCCATTCCACTGCACTCAGTGCGGGGCCTCCTTCACCCAGAAGGGAAACCTGCTTCGCCACATCAAACTGCACTCCGGGGAGAAGCCTTTCAAATGCCCCATGTGCAGCTACGCCTGCCGTCGACGTGACGCTCTAAGCGGGCACCTGCGCACCCATTCTG TAGAGAAGCCCTTCAAGTGCAACCACTGCAGTCGCAGCTACAAGCAGCGCAGCTCCCTAGAGGAGCACCGAGAGAGATGCCATGTATACATCCAGAGCAAAGGTCCCACTGAGAGAG CAGAGGACAACCACACATCCAGGACTCAGATGGGCACTGAGCGTGCTCTGCTGCTTGACAGGCTCGCCAGCAATGTAGCCAAACGGAAGAGTTCAATGCCACAAAAGTTCACTG GTGACAACGGTGTCTGTCTGGACCTGAGCTTTAACAGGGAGCTGGTTCCTCGAACTGATCTCAAGGACCCTGCACCAGGCTCCCCAGGGCCAGAGGGCCACCATCAACAACAAGCAGTCCTCACAGGCCCAGACAGCGAACAAGCTTCGTCCCACCGGCCCTACCCTATCTCATTAAGCCGCAACGACATCAGCCCAATGGGCCTCACCAATGGCCACAAGATGGGGATGCCACTGCTGGGCCTCCCTCACGCCGCCCAGCCACCCCTCGGCATAGACTCATTCCACACTGATGGCTCCCAGATGTCCCAGCCTCCAATGTACAGTTTGGGGCATCTATTGGGGGGGCTGAACTACCAGAACGGTGTTCCTCACCCACACGGCCAGCACATCCCCTTGTCGCCGTTGGAGGCTTTACGAGTGGTGCGGGCCGACGGGGACGCCGGAGTGCTGCCCAGTGCAGTGTACCCCTGCAGTCACTGCAGGGTGATTTTCCTGGACTACGTCATGTTCACCATCCACATGGGGTGCCACGGCTTCCGAGACCCGCTCGAGTGCAACGTGTGTGGCCACCGCAGTCGGGACCGTTACGAATTCTCTTCCCACATAGCCCGTGGCGAGCACCGCCTAGAACTGAAGTAG